Proteins from a single region of Parambassis ranga chromosome 16, fParRan2.1, whole genome shotgun sequence:
- the arl4aa gene encoding ADP-ribosylation factor-like 4aa, producing the protein MGNGLSEQPSFLSNIPFFQSFHIAILGLDSAGKTTVLYRLQFNEFVNTVPTKGFNAEKVKVSLGGHRTVTFHFWDVGGQEKLRPLWKSYTRCTDGIIFVVDSVDAERMEEAKTELHKIAKTSDNQGVPLLVVANKQDLRHSLGLAEIEKLLALKELGPATPWHLQPACAIIGEGLRDGLDKLHDMIMKRRKVLRQQRKKR; encoded by the coding sequence ATGGGGAATGGATTGTCGGAACAACCTAGCTTCCTCTCAAACATCCCATTCTTCCAGTCATTTCACATTGCCATCCTTGGACTAGACTCGGCTGGGAAAACCACCGTCTTGTATAGACTCCAGTTCAATGAGTTTGTGAACACTGTGCCCACCAAAGGTTTCAATGCAGAGAAGGTCAAAGTTTCTCTGGGCGGCCACCGGACTGTGACGTTTCACTTCTGGGACGTCGGTGGTCAGGAGAAGCTGCGCCCGCTATGGAAGTCGTACACACGATGCACGGACGGCATCATATTTGTGGTGGATTCTGTGGACGCAGAGCGCATGGAGGAAGCTAAGACAGAGCTCCATAAAATCGCCAAGACCTCCGACAACCAGGGAGTGCCCCTGCTGGTGGTGGCCAACAAGCAGGACTTGAGGCATTCTCTGGGGCTGGCAGAAATTGAAAAATTGCTGGCATTGAAAGAACTGGGCCCGGCAACACCCTGGCATCTGCAGCCAGCCTGTGCCATCATAGGAGAGGGACTCAGGGATGGCCTGGACAAACTGCATGACATGATCATGAAAAGGAGAAAGGTGCTTcggcagcagaggaagaaaagataA